Genomic window (Synergistes jonesii):
ACGACAAAATTCGTCTCTTACAAGGACATTAAGGCTTTTATGAATGATTTGAAGGGTGTCTATCAGGCTCCTACACTGGAGCAGGCCGAGGAAGGGCTTGACAGACTTGAAGAGAAGTGGGGCTCGAAATACCCGTCTTCGGTAGCGAGCTGGCGGAACAACTGGCCTCAGTTATCCGCTTATTTCAAGTATCCCTATGAGCTGCGCCGGATGATCTATACGACAAACCAGATCGAGAACTACAACCGGCAGCTCAGGAAAGTGACAAAAACACGTACGATCTTCCCCTCAGACGACGCCCTTTTCAAGCTCCTTTATCTTGCGACGATGGACATCACTGAAAAGTGGACCGGCAGGGACAGGGACTGGAGTAAAATTCTGTCACAGCTGTGCATTTACTTTGAGGAACGCATAGAACCCGGAGATCTGGAATAGCCCTAAACGCCTATAAGAAAAGTCCGGGCTGCAGTCCATTGACAGCCCGGATAGCGTATGTCATTATGGTGATACTGAAGCAGTAACGGTAACCCTTTGATGTCTTACATCGATCCAGGG
Coding sequences:
- a CDS encoding IS256 family transposase, translating into SLQSIYGVDASAEMISRMTDRILPIAKEWQNRPLAKKYAVVFMDAVHFNVRQDGRTVKKAVYVAIGTRLDGHREVLGLWVGGNESAKYWVGVLNEIRNRGTEDIFIISVDGLTGFADAISAVYPKAEVQRCIVHQIRYTTKFVSYKDIKAFMNDLKGVYQAPTLEQAEEGLDRLEEKWGSKYPSSVASWRNNWPQLSAYFKYPYELRRMIYTTNQIENYNRQLRKVTKTRTIFPSDDALFKLLYLATMDITEKWTGRDRDWSKILSQLCIYFEERIEPGDLE